A genomic window from Akkermansiaceae bacterium includes:
- a CDS encoding tryptophan-rich sensory protein, with product MRSLPVKIILSAIIMLVLGGLGSFVTSGSISSWYVTLNRPPGTPPNWVFGPVWSVLYILIWVTYATYLNAGYAYCN from the coding sequence ATGCGTTCTCTACCCGTAAAAATCATCCTTTCAGCCATCATCATGCTCGTCCTTGGCGGACTTGGCAGCTTCGTCACTTCCGGCTCGATCTCGTCGTGGTATGTCACCCTCAACCGCCCGCCCGGAACGCCGCCAAACTGGGTGTTCGGCCCTGTCTGGTCGGTGCTCTATATTCTCATCTGGGTCACCTACGCCACCTACCTCAACGCTGGCTACGCCTACTGTAACTAG